From Solwaraspora sp. WMMD1047, the proteins below share one genomic window:
- a CDS encoding NADH-quinone oxidoreductase subunit B has protein sequence MGIEEKLPSGVLLTSVEKLVNWSRKSSFWGATFGLACCAIEMMAAGAPHYDLGRWGMEVFRASPRQADLMIVAGRVSQKMAPVLRQIYDQMAEPRWVLSMGVCASSGGMFNNYAIVQGVDHVVPVDMYLPGCPPRPEMLIDAILKLREKIMYEPLGANGRKMLAARQARGDVPVVAPGSMPSSYRSDKTRRAEWEQAVREGREEQLRIENWMKAERHLQGGGRW, from the coding sequence ATGGGTATCGAGGAGAAGCTCCCGAGCGGCGTCCTGCTCACCAGCGTCGAGAAGTTGGTGAACTGGTCGCGCAAGTCGTCGTTCTGGGGGGCCACCTTCGGGCTGGCCTGCTGCGCCATCGAGATGATGGCCGCCGGCGCACCCCACTACGACCTGGGCCGCTGGGGCATGGAGGTCTTCCGCGCCTCGCCCCGACAGGCCGACCTGATGATCGTCGCCGGCCGGGTCAGCCAGAAGATGGCCCCGGTGCTGCGGCAGATCTACGACCAGATGGCCGAGCCCCGCTGGGTGCTGTCGATGGGCGTCTGCGCCAGCAGCGGCGGCATGTTCAACAACTACGCGATCGTCCAGGGTGTCGACCACGTGGTGCCGGTCGACATGTACCTGCCCGGCTGCCCGCCCCGGCCGGAGATGCTCATCGACGCGATCCTCAAGCTGCGCGAGAAGATCATGTACGAGCCGCTCGGCGCCAACGGCCGCAAGATGCTCGCCGCCCGCCAGGCCCGCGGCGACGTGCCGGTGGTCGCACCCGGGTCGATGCCGTCCTCCTACCGCTCCGACAAGACCCGCCGGGCCGAGTGGGAGCAGGCCGTCCGGGAGGGCCGCGAGGAACAGCTGCGGATCGAGAACTGGATGAAGGCAGAGCGGCATCTGCAGGGAGGCGGACGCTGGTGA
- a CDS encoding NADH-quinone oxidoreductase subunit C, whose product MPVAPPPVGATSGAPAEFPPASGAGRGMFGIQGSGDTSGFGGLVRPRAGIVDSPRPYGGYFDEVHDALQEAYPAFSDAIEHVVVDRGELTLHIKAERIAEVCQVLRDDESLRFEFCSSVSGVDYLGSDARRLHVVYQLTSMTYRRRLRLEVAVSADRPQVPSVTAVYPTADWQEREAYDMFGVVFTGHPALTRILMPDDWEGHPQRKDYPLGGVPVEYKGAEIPPPDQRRSYQ is encoded by the coding sequence CTGCCGGTCGCCCCGCCGCCGGTGGGCGCCACCAGCGGGGCACCCGCCGAATTCCCGCCGGCCAGCGGCGCCGGCCGCGGGATGTTCGGCATCCAGGGCTCCGGCGACACCTCCGGCTTCGGCGGGCTGGTCCGGCCCCGGGCCGGCATCGTGGACAGCCCTCGCCCGTACGGCGGCTACTTCGACGAGGTGCACGACGCGCTGCAGGAGGCGTACCCGGCCTTCTCCGACGCGATCGAGCACGTCGTCGTCGACCGGGGCGAGCTGACCCTGCACATCAAGGCCGAGCGGATCGCCGAGGTCTGCCAGGTGCTGCGCGACGACGAGTCGCTGCGGTTCGAGTTCTGCTCGTCGGTCTCCGGCGTCGACTACCTCGGCTCCGACGCCCGCCGGCTGCACGTGGTCTACCAGCTCACCTCGATGACCTACCGGCGCCGGCTGCGGCTGGAGGTCGCGGTGAGCGCCGACCGGCCGCAGGTGCCGAGCGTCACCGCCGTCTACCCCACCGCCGACTGGCAGGAGCGGGAGGCGTACGACATGTTCGGCGTGGTCTTCACCGGCCACCCCGCGCTGACCCGGATCCTGATGCCGGACGACTGGGAGGGGCACCCGCAGCGCAAGGACTACCCGCTCGGCGGCGTGCCCGTCGAGTACAAGGGCGCCGAGATCCCACCGCCGGACCAGCGGAGGAGCTACCAATGA
- a CDS encoding NADH-quinone oxidoreductase subunit D — MTAPQTDPTYAQERETTEGKVFTVTGGDWESVVSGTDPLHDERIVVNMGPQHPSTHGVLRLVLELEGETVRECRMVVGYLHTGIEKNLEYRNWVQGSTFVTRMDYLAPIFNETAYSLAVEKLLGITDQVTERATIIRVLMMELNRIASHLVWVATTAMELGAVNVMLYGFREREYVLEIFEMVTGLRMNMAYVRPGGVAQDVPDEAIVKIREFLKILPKRLKEYEDLLSGQPIWLERTQNVAVLDVTGCLALGTTGPVLRSAGLPWDLRKTQPYCGYENYEFDVPTTESGDVWGRYLVRMAEMRESMKIIEQALDRLKPGPIMVADKKIAWPAQLAIGVDGMGNSLEHVAKIMGQSMESLIHHFKLVTEGFRVPPGQVYVEIEAPRGTLGVHAVSDGGTRPYRVHYREPSFVNLQAIPAMAEGGLIADVIAGGASLDPVMGGCDR; from the coding sequence ATGACCGCACCCCAGACGGACCCCACGTACGCCCAGGAACGGGAAACCACGGAAGGCAAGGTCTTCACCGTCACCGGTGGCGACTGGGAATCGGTCGTCTCCGGCACCGACCCGCTGCACGACGAGCGGATCGTGGTCAACATGGGGCCGCAGCACCCGTCCACGCACGGGGTGCTCCGGCTGGTGCTGGAGCTGGAGGGCGAGACCGTCCGGGAGTGCCGGATGGTGGTCGGCTATCTGCACACCGGCATCGAGAAGAACCTCGAATACCGCAACTGGGTGCAGGGCAGCACCTTCGTGACCCGGATGGACTACCTGGCGCCGATCTTCAACGAGACGGCGTACAGCCTCGCGGTGGAGAAGCTGCTCGGCATCACCGACCAGGTCACCGAGCGGGCCACCATCATCCGGGTGCTGATGATGGAGCTGAACCGGATCGCCTCGCACCTGGTCTGGGTCGCCACCACCGCGATGGAGCTGGGCGCGGTGAACGTCATGCTCTACGGCTTCCGCGAGCGGGAGTACGTGCTGGAGATCTTCGAAATGGTCACCGGCCTGCGGATGAACATGGCGTACGTCCGGCCGGGCGGGGTCGCCCAGGACGTGCCGGACGAGGCGATCGTCAAGATCCGCGAGTTCCTGAAGATCCTGCCGAAGCGGCTCAAGGAGTACGAGGACCTCCTCTCCGGCCAGCCGATCTGGCTGGAGCGGACCCAGAACGTGGCGGTGCTGGACGTCACCGGCTGCCTGGCGCTGGGCACCACCGGGCCGGTGCTGCGCTCCGCCGGGCTGCCCTGGGACCTGCGCAAGACCCAGCCGTACTGCGGCTACGAGAACTACGAGTTCGACGTGCCGACCACCGAGAGCGGCGACGTCTGGGGCCGCTACCTGGTCCGGATGGCCGAGATGCGCGAGTCGATGAAGATCATCGAGCAGGCGTTGGACCGGCTCAAGCCCGGCCCGATCATGGTCGCCGACAAGAAGATCGCCTGGCCCGCCCAGCTTGCCATCGGCGTCGACGGGATGGGTAACTCGCTGGAGCACGTCGCCAAGATCATGGGTCAGTCGATGGAGTCGCTGATCCACCACTTCAAGCTGGTCACCGAGGGCTTCCGGGTGCCACCCGGCCAGGTCTACGTGGAGATCGAGGCGCCGCGCGGCACGCTCGGCGTACACGCGGTCTCCGACGGCGGCACCCGGCCCTACCGGGTGCACTACCGCGAGCCGAGCTTCGTCAATCTGCAGGCCATCCCCGCGATGGCCGAGGGTGGTCTGATCGCCGACGTGATCGCCGGCGGCGCCTCGCTGGACCCCGTGATGGGTGGGTGTGATCGATAG
- the nuoE gene encoding NADH-quinone oxidoreductase subunit NuoE, which yields MVLANETLRKRADEIVARYPADRSRSALLPLLHLVQSEEGYVSPAGVEFCAEVLGLNKAQVGAVATFYTMYKRRPTGDWLVSVCTNTMCNVLGGQQVYDTLVEHLGVGHDETTEDGTITLEHAECLAACDYGPVMTVNYDFFDQVDPQTAVGVVDELRAGNRPTPSRGARLCTLKEMSIQLAGFADPRPEAVADGVAGEPTLRGLRLAEQHGISVAGFDPNTPITQPATDDKPAPAGKAAPAGKAAPADKPAPDNKAAAAGKPDGKPAPVASTGAAESDTRPAGATGSTAPDAKAPDDKSPEIRAAETRAPDAQTPAPDAPGSKDPVDGVPPDSPDAKAAEAAGAAANEPASDGKPAGDDAEPQERNLREAEK from the coding sequence ATAGTGCTTGCCAACGAAACCCTCCGGAAGCGGGCCGACGAGATCGTCGCCCGCTACCCCGCCGACCGGTCCCGCTCGGCGCTGCTGCCGCTGCTGCACCTGGTGCAGTCCGAGGAGGGCTACGTCTCGCCGGCGGGTGTCGAGTTCTGCGCCGAGGTGCTCGGCCTGAACAAGGCCCAGGTCGGCGCGGTGGCCACCTTCTACACCATGTACAAGCGCCGCCCCACCGGTGACTGGCTGGTGAGCGTCTGCACCAACACCATGTGCAACGTGCTCGGCGGCCAGCAGGTCTACGACACCCTGGTCGAGCACCTGGGCGTCGGGCACGACGAGACCACCGAGGATGGCACCATCACCCTGGAGCACGCCGAGTGCCTGGCGGCCTGCGACTACGGCCCGGTGATGACGGTCAACTACGACTTCTTCGACCAGGTCGACCCGCAGACGGCGGTCGGGGTGGTCGACGAGCTGCGGGCCGGCAACCGCCCCACGCCCAGCCGCGGCGCCCGGCTCTGCACCCTCAAGGAGATGTCGATCCAGCTGGCCGGCTTCGCCGACCCGCGTCCGGAGGCGGTCGCCGACGGGGTGGCCGGCGAACCGACCCTGCGCGGCCTGCGCCTGGCCGAGCAGCACGGCATCTCGGTGGCCGGCTTCGACCCGAACACCCCGATCACCCAACCGGCCACCGACGACAAGCCCGCGCCGGCTGGCAAGGCAGCGCCGGCTGGCAAGGCAGCGCCGGCCGACAAGCCCGCGCCGGACAACAAGGCGGCCGCGGCCGGCAAGCCGGACGGGAAGCCGGCCCCGGTCGCCAGCACCGGTGCGGCGGAGTCGGACACCCGGCCGGCCGGGGCGACCGGCAGCACCGCGCCGGACGCCAAGGCCCCCGACGACAAGTCGCCGGAGATCCGGGCCGCCGAGACCCGGGCGCCGGACGCGCAAACCCCCGCACCCGACGCCCCGGGCAGCAAGGACCCGGTCGACGGGGTGCCGCCGGACTCTCCGGACGCGAAGGCCGCTGAAGCGGCCGGGGCGGCCGCCAACGAGCCGGCCAGCGACGGCAAGCCGGCCGGCGACGACGCGGAGCCGCAGGAGCGCAACCTCAGGGAGGCGGAGAAGTGA
- the nuoF gene encoding NADH-quinone oxidoreductase subunit NuoF, whose amino-acid sequence MTVPSRATLEKLTPVLTKRWLSPDAWRRDVYEQLDGYAALRKALAVAPDDLIQLIKDSGLRGRGGAGFPTGLKWGFIPQGDGKPHYLVVNADEGEPGTCKDLPLMTHDPHSLVEGVIIASYAIRANRAYIYIRGEAVHAARRLRNAVAEAYAAGYLGTDILGTGFDLELVVHSGAGAYICGEETALLDSLEGFRGQPRLRPPFPATHGLYASPTVVNNVGTIASVPYIVLGGAAWWKSMGTEKSAGPMIYSLSGRIANPGQYECGLGITLRELIELAGGMLPGHNLRFWTPGGSSTPLLTAEHLDVPLDFEGVAAAGSILGTTATQIFSDQDCPVYATYRWLEFYHHESCGKCTPCREGNYWMVRVYRRILAGQGTQEDLDTLLDTCDNILGRSFCGLGDGATSPVTSSLKYFKQDYLDYIEGRTAPMLSEKTLVGAH is encoded by the coding sequence GTGACGGTGCCTTCACGGGCGACGTTGGAGAAGCTGACCCCGGTGCTCACCAAGCGCTGGCTGTCGCCGGACGCCTGGCGGCGCGACGTCTACGAACAGCTCGACGGGTACGCCGCGCTGCGCAAGGCGCTGGCGGTCGCCCCCGACGACCTGATCCAGCTCATCAAGGACTCCGGGCTGCGCGGCCGCGGCGGTGCCGGCTTCCCGACCGGCCTGAAGTGGGGCTTCATCCCGCAGGGCGACGGCAAGCCGCACTACCTGGTGGTCAACGCCGACGAGGGCGAGCCGGGCACCTGCAAGGACCTGCCGCTGATGACCCACGACCCGCACTCGCTGGTCGAGGGCGTCATCATCGCCTCGTACGCGATCCGGGCCAACCGGGCCTACATCTACATCCGCGGCGAGGCCGTGCACGCCGCCCGCCGGCTGCGCAACGCGGTCGCCGAGGCGTACGCGGCCGGCTACCTCGGCACCGACATCCTGGGCACCGGGTTCGACCTGGAGTTGGTGGTGCACAGCGGCGCCGGGGCGTACATCTGCGGCGAGGAGACGGCGCTGCTGGACTCGCTGGAGGGCTTCCGCGGCCAGCCCCGGCTGCGCCCGCCGTTCCCGGCCACCCACGGTCTGTACGCCAGCCCGACCGTGGTCAACAACGTCGGCACCATCGCCAGCGTGCCGTACATCGTGCTCGGCGGCGCCGCCTGGTGGAAGTCGATGGGCACCGAGAAGTCCGCCGGACCGATGATCTACTCGCTGTCGGGTCGGATCGCCAACCCCGGCCAGTACGAGTGCGGGCTCGGCATCACCCTGCGCGAGCTGATCGAGCTGGCCGGCGGCATGCTGCCCGGCCACAACCTGCGGTTCTGGACCCCGGGCGGCTCGTCCACCCCGCTGCTCACCGCCGAGCACCTGGACGTCCCGCTGGACTTCGAGGGGGTGGCCGCGGCCGGCTCGATCCTCGGCACCACCGCCACCCAGATCTTCTCCGACCAGGACTGCCCGGTCTACGCGACCTACCGGTGGCTGGAGTTCTACCACCACGAGTCGTGCGGCAAGTGCACCCCGTGCCGGGAGGGGAACTACTGGATGGTCCGGGTCTACCGGCGGATCCTCGCCGGCCAGGGCACCCAGGAGGACCTGGACACCCTGCTGGACACCTGTGACAACATCCTGGGCCGGTCGTTCTGCGGCCTGGGTGACGGCGCGACCAGCCCGGTGACCTCGTCGCTGAAGTACTTCAAGCAGGACTACCTCGACTACATCGAGGGCCGGACAGCTCCCATGCTGTCCGAGAAGACCCTGGTAGGAGCGCACTAA
- a CDS encoding NADH-quinone oxidoreductase subunit G, with protein MTDVAKPTDSVTLTIDGIEVTAPKGALLIRVAEKLGIEIPRFCDHPLLAPAGACRQCLVDVEGQRKPVASCTQPVADGMVVRTQLTSPVAKKAQEGIMELLLVNHPLDCPMCDKGGECPLQNQAMSTGRTDSRFHEHKREYPKPVNISSQVLLDRERCVLCQRCTRFSEEIAGDKFIDLMGRSSAEEINVYRDEVYGGGDETDAEGEGDVPFNSYFSGNTVQICPVGALTGAQYRFRARPFDLVSTPSVCEHCSAGCAQRTDHRRGKVTRRLAGDDPAVNEEWNCDKGRWGFRYATAFDRLTTPMVRDAGTGELREASWSEALAVAADGLREARDGAHGVGVLTGGRLTVEDAYAYAKFARVALQTNDIDFRARPVSAEETEFLASNVAGITEVTYADLDKASAVVIAGLEPEEECPILFLRLRKAYLKRGLPVLAVAPFASRGLTKLGATVVTAVPGQEARVLADEESIASALRERPAGAGTPVLLVGERLAAVPGGLSAAAALAARTGAKLAWVPRRAGDRGAVEAGCLPNLLPGGRPVTDPAARAELTGAWDVAAGTIPSRAGRDTDEIIAAAAEGRLGALVVAGVDPADLADPRQAEAALDRVPFLVSLELRRSAVSRRADVVLPVAPVVEKAGSFLDWEGRLRTFEAVLNTTAMNDARVLDALGAQLGVRLGTGDVNSTRRELGTLPSTKADRPAAPGVEPADPVRTGAGEAVLATWHQLIDLGSLTDGDEHLGGTARPPVVRLGKETAAALGVADGDPVTVGTDRGALTLPAEITDMPDDVVWLPTNSPGSTVRRSLGVTSGAVVRLAAGAAGPLLASAGGGER; from the coding sequence ATGACGGACGTCGCCAAGCCAACCGACAGCGTCACGCTCACCATCGACGGGATCGAGGTGACCGCGCCGAAGGGCGCCCTGCTGATCCGGGTCGCCGAGAAGCTGGGCATCGAGATCCCCCGGTTCTGCGACCACCCGCTGCTGGCCCCGGCCGGCGCCTGCCGGCAGTGCCTGGTCGACGTCGAGGGCCAGCGCAAGCCGGTCGCCTCCTGCACCCAGCCGGTCGCCGACGGCATGGTGGTCCGCACCCAGCTCACCTCCCCGGTCGCCAAGAAGGCGCAGGAGGGGATCATGGAGCTGCTGCTGGTCAACCACCCGCTCGACTGCCCGATGTGCGACAAGGGCGGCGAGTGCCCGCTGCAGAACCAGGCGATGTCCACCGGCCGCACCGACTCCCGCTTCCACGAGCACAAGCGGGAGTACCCCAAGCCGGTGAACATCTCCAGCCAGGTGCTGCTCGACCGCGAACGGTGCGTGCTCTGCCAGCGCTGCACCCGGTTCTCCGAGGAGATCGCCGGGGACAAGTTCATCGACCTGATGGGCCGGTCCAGCGCCGAGGAGATCAACGTCTACCGGGACGAGGTCTACGGCGGCGGCGACGAGACCGACGCCGAGGGCGAGGGCGACGTCCCGTTCAACTCGTACTTCTCCGGCAACACCGTGCAGATCTGCCCGGTCGGCGCGCTCACCGGCGCCCAGTACCGGTTCCGGGCCCGGCCGTTCGACCTGGTCTCCACCCCGAGCGTCTGCGAACACTGCTCGGCCGGCTGCGCCCAGCGCACCGACCACCGGCGTGGCAAGGTGACCCGCCGGCTGGCCGGCGACGACCCGGCGGTCAACGAGGAGTGGAACTGCGACAAGGGCCGGTGGGGGTTCCGCTACGCCACCGCCTTCGACCGGCTCACCACCCCGATGGTCCGGGACGCCGGCACCGGCGAACTGCGCGAGGCGTCCTGGAGTGAGGCGCTGGCCGTGGCCGCCGACGGGCTGCGGGAGGCCCGGGACGGGGCGCACGGGGTGGGCGTACTCACCGGCGGCCGGTTGACCGTCGAGGACGCCTACGCGTACGCGAAGTTCGCCCGGGTGGCGCTGCAGACCAACGACATCGACTTCCGGGCCCGGCCGGTCTCGGCCGAGGAGACCGAGTTCCTGGCCAGCAACGTCGCCGGAATCACCGAGGTCACCTACGCCGACCTGGACAAGGCGTCGGCCGTGGTGATCGCCGGGCTGGAGCCGGAGGAGGAGTGCCCGATCCTCTTCCTGCGGCTGCGCAAGGCGTACCTCAAGCGCGGGCTGCCGGTGCTGGCGGTCGCGCCGTTCGCCAGCCGGGGACTGACCAAGCTCGGCGCCACCGTGGTCACCGCCGTCCCCGGTCAGGAGGCCCGGGTGCTGGCCGACGAGGAGAGCATCGCCAGCGCGCTGCGGGAGCGGCCGGCCGGCGCCGGCACCCCGGTGCTGCTGGTCGGCGAGCGGCTGGCCGCCGTACCCGGTGGGCTGTCGGCCGCGGCGGCACTCGCCGCCCGCACCGGCGCGAAGCTGGCCTGGGTGCCCCGCCGGGCCGGCGACCGCGGCGCGGTCGAGGCCGGCTGCCTGCCCAACCTGCTCCCCGGCGGCCGACCGGTCACCGACCCGGCGGCCCGGGCCGAGCTGACCGGCGCCTGGGACGTCGCCGCCGGGACGATCCCGAGCCGCGCCGGCCGCGACACCGACGAGATCATCGCCGCCGCCGCCGAGGGCCGGCTGGGCGCCCTGGTGGTGGCCGGGGTCGACCCGGCCGACCTGGCCGACCCCCGGCAGGCCGAGGCCGCCCTCGACCGGGTGCCGTTCCTGGTCAGCCTGGAGCTGCGGCGCAGCGCGGTGAGTCGGCGAGCCGACGTGGTGCTGCCGGTCGCCCCGGTGGTGGAGAAGGCCGGCAGCTTCCTGGACTGGGAGGGCCGGCTGCGCACCTTCGAGGCGGTCCTGAACACCACCGCGATGAACGACGCCCGGGTGCTCGACGCGCTCGGCGCGCAGCTCGGCGTGCGGCTCGGCACCGGCGACGTGAACAGCACCCGGCGCGAGCTGGGCACCCTGCCGTCGACAAAGGCCGACCGGCCGGCCGCGCCGGGCGTCGAGCCGGCCGACCCGGTCCGGACCGGCGCCGGCGAGGCGGTGCTGGCCACCTGGCACCAGCTCATCGACCTGGGCAGCCTGACCGACGGGGACGAACACCTCGGCGGCACCGCCCGCCCGCCGGTGGTCCGGCTCGGCAAGGAGACCGCGGCGGCGCTCGGCGTCGCCGACGGCGACCCGGTCACGGTCGGCACCGACCGGGGCGCGCTCACCCTGCCGGCCGAGATCACCGACATGCCCGACGACGTGGTCTGGCTGCCGACCAATTCGCCCGGCTCGACGGTGCGCCGCAGTCTCGGCGTCACCTCGGGCGCGGTCGTCCGGCTCGCCGCGGGGGCGGCCGGTCCGCTGCTCGCCAGCGCAGGAGGTGGTGAACGGTGA
- the nuoH gene encoding NADH-quinone oxidoreductase subunit NuoH has translation MTASYLAVDPTLQDFGQDPWWLVLAKVLFGFVFAVVCTLLGVWFERRVVARMGQRPGLNQVGPFGLLQTLADGLKMAFKEDILPKSADRFVFLIAPTISVVCSVTVISVIPFGPMVSIFGNQTPLQITDIPVSVLLILACSSMAVYGSVLGGWASGSTYPLLGGLRSSAQMISYELALGLSVLAVFLTAGTLSTSQIVAAQADGTRIVLPDWLGGLEFATPGWYALLLLPSFLVFFVSIVGETNRAPFDLPEAESELVAGYMTEYSSLKFALFMLSEYVAMVSMSAFTVTMFLGGWRAPAPITTIWAGANSGWWPLLWFFGKVLVLVFVFVWLRGTLPRLRYDQFMRLGWKVLIPISLVWVMVLGGIRLMQGSALDTNQRRWVAGIGIAVVLVVMVFWPSRKKAAPLTAQEQADAHPRGSFPIPPLDLQVPPSPRARRAVAEREPANVGAGPVYDAGEPGPEKES, from the coding sequence GTGACGGCGTCCTACCTGGCGGTGGACCCGACGCTGCAGGACTTCGGCCAGGACCCCTGGTGGCTGGTCCTGGCGAAGGTGCTCTTCGGCTTCGTCTTCGCGGTGGTCTGCACCCTGCTCGGGGTCTGGTTCGAGCGGCGGGTGGTGGCCCGGATGGGCCAGCGGCCCGGCCTCAACCAGGTCGGCCCGTTCGGGCTGCTGCAGACCCTCGCCGACGGTCTCAAGATGGCCTTCAAGGAGGACATCCTGCCGAAGTCGGCGGACCGGTTCGTCTTCCTGATCGCGCCGACCATCTCGGTGGTCTGCTCGGTCACCGTGATCTCGGTGATCCCGTTCGGGCCGATGGTGAGCATCTTCGGCAACCAGACGCCGCTGCAGATCACCGACATCCCGGTCTCGGTGCTGCTGATCCTGGCCTGCTCGTCGATGGCCGTCTACGGCAGCGTGCTCGGCGGCTGGGCCTCCGGCTCCACCTACCCGCTGCTCGGCGGGTTGCGCTCCAGCGCCCAGATGATCTCGTACGAGCTGGCGCTGGGGTTGTCGGTGCTGGCGGTCTTCCTCACCGCCGGCACCCTGTCCACCTCCCAGATCGTCGCCGCCCAGGCCGACGGCACCCGGATCGTCCTGCCGGACTGGCTCGGCGGCCTGGAGTTCGCCACCCCGGGCTGGTACGCGCTGCTGCTGCTGCCCAGCTTCCTGGTCTTCTTCGTCTCCATCGTCGGCGAGACCAACCGGGCGCCCTTCGACCTGCCCGAGGCCGAGTCCGAGCTGGTCGCCGGCTACATGACCGAGTACAGCTCGCTGAAGTTCGCGCTCTTCATGCTCTCCGAGTACGTCGCCATGGTGAGCATGTCCGCCTTCACCGTCACCATGTTCCTCGGTGGCTGGCGGGCTCCGGCGCCGATCACCACCATCTGGGCGGGCGCCAACTCCGGCTGGTGGCCACTGCTCTGGTTCTTCGGCAAGGTGCTCGTCCTGGTCTTCGTCTTCGTCTGGCTGCGGGGCACCCTGCCCCGGCTGCGCTACGACCAGTTCATGCGGCTGGGCTGGAAGGTCCTGATCCCGATCAGCCTGGTCTGGGTGATGGTGCTCGGCGGAATCCGGCTGATGCAGGGCAGCGCGCTGGACACCAACCAGCGCCGCTGGGTCGCCGGCATCGGCATCGCCGTCGTACTGGTGGTGATGGTCTTCTGGCCGTCGCGCAAGAAGGCGGCCCCGCTGACCGCGCAGGAGCAGGCCGACGCCCACCCCCGGGGCAGCTTCCCGATCCCACCGCTGGACCTGCAGGTCCCGCCGAGCCCGCGGGCCCGGCGCGCGGTGGCCGAGCGGGAGCCCGCCAACGTCGGCGCCGGGCCGGTCTACGACGCGGGCGAGCCCGGCCCGGAAAAGGAGAGCTGA
- the nuoI gene encoding NADH-quinone oxidoreductase subunit NuoI, translating to MGAIIDSVKGFGVTFSHMFKKVVTTDYPFGGPPVSAPRYHGRHILNRHPDGLEKCIGCELCAWACPADAIYVEGGDNTERERYSPGERYASIYQINYARCIFCGLCIEACPTRSLTMSNEYELARDSRQDLIFTKEQLLAPLLPGMEQPPHPMRLGESEKDYYLGALTEPGTSAGAERAPWSDQGTVDGSGTVSGSGSVEDTIAPAGSNPTGAAS from the coding sequence ATGGGCGCGATCATCGATTCGGTAAAGGGTTTCGGGGTCACCTTCTCGCACATGTTCAAGAAGGTCGTCACCACCGACTACCCGTTCGGCGGGCCGCCGGTTTCGGCGCCGCGGTACCACGGCCGGCACATCCTCAACCGGCACCCGGACGGGCTGGAGAAGTGCATCGGGTGTGAACTCTGCGCCTGGGCCTGCCCGGCCGACGCGATCTACGTCGAGGGTGGCGACAACACCGAACGGGAGCGCTACTCGCCCGGCGAGCGGTACGCCAGCATCTACCAGATCAACTACGCCCGCTGCATCTTCTGCGGGCTCTGCATCGAGGCGTGCCCGACCCGTTCGCTGACCATGAGCAACGAGTACGAGCTGGCCCGCGACTCCCGGCAGGACCTGATCTTCACCAAGGAGCAGCTGCTCGCGCCGCTACTGCCCGGGATGGAGCAGCCGCCACACCCGATGCGGCTGGGCGAGAGCGAGAAGGACTACTACCTCGGCGCGCTCACCGAACCGGGCACCTCCGCCGGCGCCGAGCGGGCGCCCTGGTCCGACCAGGGCACGGTCGACGGCTCCGGCACGGTCAGTGGCTCCGGCTCGGTGGAGGACACCATCGCCCCGGCCGGCTCGAACCCGACGGGAGCCGCGTCATGA
- a CDS encoding NADH-quinone oxidoreductase subunit J codes for MTEVYAAGEVATGEAVVFWVLAPLALLGALGMVWARNAVHSALWLVLTMLSLGVFYVVQAGPFIGMVQIIVYTGAIMMLFLFVLMLVGRDASDSLIETLRGQRIAAVALGAGFAALVGAGVYRAVSGTVAVGLDEANAQGNVQGIAALLFSDYLLAFEATAALLITAAVGALVLAHIEKRKEEKLDQPTAMRARFRPGNYPGPKPGPGVFATSSSVATPARLPDGSLSERSVSTILPVRELESAERALKGTEK; via the coding sequence ATGACCGAGGTGTACGCCGCCGGGGAGGTCGCCACCGGCGAGGCGGTCGTCTTCTGGGTGCTGGCGCCGCTGGCGCTGCTGGGGGCGCTCGGCATGGTCTGGGCCCGCAACGCGGTGCACTCCGCGCTCTGGCTGGTGCTGACCATGCTCAGCCTGGGCGTCTTCTACGTGGTGCAGGCCGGACCGTTCATCGGCATGGTGCAGATCATCGTCTACACCGGCGCCATCATGATGCTCTTCCTCTTCGTCCTGATGCTCGTCGGCCGGGACGCCTCCGACTCGCTCATCGAGACTCTGCGCGGCCAGCGGATCGCCGCCGTCGCGCTGGGCGCCGGCTTCGCGGCCCTGGTCGGTGCCGGCGTCTACCGGGCGGTGAGCGGCACCGTCGCGGTCGGGCTGGACGAGGCCAATGCGCAGGGCAACGTGCAGGGCATCGCCGCCCTGCTCTTCTCCGACTACCTGCTCGCCTTCGAGGCCACCGCGGCGCTGCTGATCACCGCCGCGGTCGGCGCGCTGGTGCTGGCGCACATCGAGAAGCGCAAGGAGGAGAAGCTCGACCAGCCGACGGCCATGCGGGCCCGGTTCCGGCCGGGCAACTACCCCGGCCCGAAGCCCGGCCCGGGGGTCTTCGCCACCTCAAGCTCGGTGGCCACCCCGGCCCGGCTGCCGGACGGCAGCCTCTCCGAGCGGAGCGTCTCCACCATCCTGCCGGTGCGGGAGCTGGAATCGGCCGAGCGCGCGCTGAAGGGGACCGAGAAGTGA